One genomic window of Oncorhynchus clarkii lewisi isolate Uvic-CL-2024 chromosome 5, UVic_Ocla_1.0, whole genome shotgun sequence includes the following:
- the LOC139410277 gene encoding alpha-2-HS-glycoprotein encodes MGKCTWILLLTHILRAWGQMIELSPTPCNDKAVEKLSKLALTYINEDRTEGYKFALNRISNVHLHAQGPAGNVYYLRLDVLETKCHVRSPKPWKRCDVRPFMETQISGNCNTTILHTAKGYSYLYSYDCTLVPDPPEKLQQICPACPLLLPIDSPRAVHAAGLTLYKFNTQSTLPSSLALQNLTRASVQSGPVPATFVEYTVQECREGYVGMCVPTDNSGDPAGFCKGAVYGAIGQPDVDVSCEIFHPQGIDVFHDLTPPRPPTMPEVPIFVPNVPIIIPSHPTAPPPLLEEPQPQPFDPSILVDPTRIFPNPNPPIPNPNPPIPNPNPSSSSESLESQETPVSPGVPDSSSEELGAGVARPPFNFRYRPLRRRRQALVTAKPPHTPVFLAEFPSSPSPFRSCPGPSRYTTV; translated from the exons ATGGGAAAATGTACCTGGATTTTACTGTTAACTCATATTTTGCGCGCCTGGGGACAGATGATAGAGCTATCACCCACACCTTGCAATGACAAAGCTGTGGAGAAGCTTTCCAAATTGGCCCTCACCTACATCAATGAAGACCGAACCGAGGGGTATAAATTTGCCCTCAATAGAATATCCAACGTTCATCTTCACGCTCAG GGTCCAGCTGGAAACGTCTACTACCTCCGTCTAGATGTGTTGGAGACCAAGTGTCATGTGAGAAGCCCTAAACCCTGGAAACGATGTGATGTCAGACCCTTCATGGAAACC CAAATCTCTGGGAACTGCAACACCACCATCCTCCACACAGCCAAGGGATACTCCTACCTGTACAGCTATGACTGCACACTGGTGCCTg ACCCTCCAGAGAAGCTGCAGCAGATATGTCCGGCCTGCCCCTTGCTGCTGCCCATAGACAGCCCCAGGGCGGTGCACGCTGCTGGTCTGACCCTCTACAAGTTCAACACGCAGAGCACCCTGCCCTCCAGCCTGGCCCTGCAGAACCTTACCAGGGCCTCCGTACAG AGTGGGCCCGTGCCTGCTACCTTTGTGGAGTACACCGTGCAGGAGTGTCGCGAGGGCTATGTGGGCATGTGTGTGCCAACAGACAACAGCGGAGAC CCAGCTGGGTTTTGTAAGGGGGCGGTGTATGGAGCTATCGGCCAACCAGACGTGGATGTCTCTTGTGAAATATTCCATCCACAG GGCATTGATGTTTTCCATGACCTGACCCCTCCTCGACCCCCAACGATGCCTGAAGTCCCCATCTTTGTTCCCAACGTCCCCATTATCATCCCTTCCCACCCCACAGCACCCCCTCCTCTTCTGGAGGAGCCCCAACCACAACCCTTTGACCCCAGTATCCTTGTTGACCCTACACGCATCTTTCCCAACCCCAACCCCCCTatccccaaccccaacccccctatccccaaccccaacccttcgTCTTCCAGCGAGTCTTTGGAGTCTCAGGAGACTCCAGTCTCTCCAGGAGTTCCAGACTCTTCCTCCGAGGAGCTGGGTGCGGGTGTGGCTCGACCGCCCTTCAACTTCCGCTACCGGCCCCTGCGCAGACGGAggcaggccctggtgacagccaAGCCCCCTCACACCCCTGTCTTTCTGGCTGAGTTCCCCAGCTCGCCCTCTCCCTTCCGCTCCTGCCCTGGTCCTTCTCGCTACACCACTGTGTGA
- the LOC139409541 gene encoding alpha-2-HS-glycoprotein 1, producing MRGLVILSVLTVWALNCASVPTRDTSGRHWSCDEKEKEPGARLAMLSINNKHFHGYKFQLSNITFSTVEKGQSDCKLHLELDLQETTCHIINPKSFEECDIRQDYETQVNAHCNVTLSITEGMAEVSKHSCNTEPVSAEKMVRMCPDCPILLPLHSPEGLESVKAGLRQFNMDHNYTSYFKLMEVGRITSGYMMMTGMNYYAELAIVETECNAKSRIDTQACKPLCPDEARHGLCKSTLLGNGQVDVNCEIYEALNASSPRTPGRECGHPPHRSGHHIHPGIKHHLPPWVHKPGKPGPLPGLPGRPGGPPPGDQGPPPGPHNPPPGPHNPPPGPHGEFPFPHCHGFVKIPPSIHPLCPFPPPRHPHPHPRPHGHGPPPGHSLPAHPTHVLGKAPPPHAKA from the exons ATGAGGGGACTGGTTATTCTCTCTGTCCTGACAGTGTGGGCACTGAACTGTGCCAGTGTGCCAACGCGGGACACCAGTGGACGCCACTGGAGCTGCGATGAGAAGGAAAAAGAGCCAGGGGCGAGGTTGGCCATGCTCAGCATCAACAACAAACATTTCCATGGATACAAGTTCCAGCTCAGTAACATAACCTTcagcacagtggagaag gGGCAATCTGACTGTAAATTGCACCTGGAACTAGACCTCCAGGAAACAACCTGTCACATCATCAACCCAAAATCTTTTGAAGAGTGTGACATCCGTCAAGATTATGAAACG CAAGTGAATGCCCACTGCAATGTGACCCTGAGCATCACAGAAGGCATGGCAGAGGTCTCTAAACACTCCTGCAACACTGAACCAG ttTCTGCTGAGAAGATGGTCAGAATGTGTCCGGACTGCCCCATCCTGCTGCCCCTTCATAGCCCCGAGGGCCTAGAGAGTGTGAAGGCAGGCCTCAGGCAGTTCAACATGGACCACAACTACACCTCCTACTTCAAACTGATGGAAGTGGGGAGGATAACATCTGGG TACATGAtgatgactggaatgaactactACGCTGAGTTGGCCATCGTGGAGACTGAGTGTAATGCCAAGAGCAGGATAGATACACAGGCCTGCAAGCCCCTGTGCCCCGATGAAGCT cgccATGGGCTCTGTAAATCCACACTGCTGGGGAATGGCCAGGTGGATGTCAACTGTGAGATCTATGAAGCTCTT AACGCCAGTTCTCCCCGTACCCCTGGAAGGGAGTGTGGACACCCACCACACCGCTCCGGACACCACATTCATCCTGGCATCAAACATCACCTCCCTCCCTGGGTACACAAGCCAGGCAAACCAGGCCCACTACCAGGCTTGCCAGGACGCCCTGGTGGCCCACCTCCAGGCGACCAAGGTCCACCCCCTGGTCCCCATAACCCACCCCCTGGTCCCCATAACCCACCCCCTGGTCCCCATGGAGAGTTCCCCTTCCCCCACTGTCACGGCTTTGTAAAAATCCCCCCCTCTATCCACCCTCTTTGCCCCTTCCCACCCCCTCGTCACCCCCACCCACACCCTCGTCCCCATGGCCACGGGCCACCCCCAGGGCACTCTCTACCAGCCCACCCGACACACGTTCTGGGCAAGGCTCCTCCCCCACATGCCAAGGCATAA